The Eriocheir sinensis breed Jianghai 21 chromosome 4, ASM2467909v1, whole genome shotgun sequence genome has a segment encoding these proteins:
- the LOC126982178 gene encoding RNA-binding protein 12-like, which yields MDQQQFGNIKSSTTTHCRVDLLDYIYRNIEKRKTSVPLTFVDFRKAFHLVHHTTVITKAINLQLYPSLVSWLSNFLSHRSQVVRHQGATSPPQHLTCGVPKGTRMGSLCFVMLINDAMTDTSARWKYVDNTTLAATINNDNPDYSHLQLLHDRLHTWTTDNKVTLNTNKTTVMHIHTSSDTVPPPCVSIDGRPLQVVQSVKLLGLTIDNKLTCCQHVSSLITSATYRLHLLRRLKKLETPVRELASVYSTFILPRLTYASPTWSSSLNAIQHRQLERVQKRAVRLIPSRDRLHNLPGGPPRPAPHHPSGPPPTPPPAIRHQATPPPTTQNFARPSSSPSPPQCPTPQQAAPHTSAQRQIQEKCNTNNSENPQHIGTLLLG from the coding sequence ATGGACCAACAGCAATTCGGGAACATCAAGTCCTCCACCACAACTCACTGCCGCGTTGACCTTCTCGATTATATCTACAGAAACATTGAAAAACGAAAAACATCAGTGCCCCTCACCTTCGTAGACTTCCGGAAAGCCTTCCACCTCGTTCAccacaccaccgtcatcaccaaagCCATCAACCTCCAGCTTTACCCCAGCCTGGTGTCCTGGctctctaacttcctctcccACAGGAGTCAGGTCGTAAGGCATCAGGGAGCGACCTCCCCCCCTCAGCACCTCACCTGTGGGGTCCCTAAGGGGACCAGGATGGGATCATTATGCTTCGTGATGCTTATAAACGACGCCATGACGGACACCAGTGCTCGGTGGAAATATGTGGACAACACCACCCTCGCCGCCACCATTAACAACGACAACCCGGATTACAGCCACCTCCAGCTCCTCCATGACCGCCTCCACACTTGGACCACCGACAACAAAGTCAccctcaacaccaacaagactacAGTAATGCACATCCACACCTCCTCAGACACCGTCCCCCCTCCCTGTGTCTCCATCGACGGCCGTCCTCTTCAGGTGGTTCAGTCTGTCAAGCTTCTCGGCCTCACCATTGACAACAAACTGACGTGTTGCCAGCACGTCAGCTCCCTCATAACGTCAGCCACATACCGGCTACACCTCCTCCGAAGATTGAAGAAGCTGGAGACACCAGTGCGTGAGCTGGCGAGTGTGTACTCCACCTTCATACTCCCTCGGCTTACGTACGCGTCTCCAACTTGGTCATCTTCCCTCAACGCCATTCAACACCGTCAACTCGAGCGGGTGCAGAAAAGGGCGGTGCGGCTGATCCCCAGTAGGGACCGGCTACACAACCTACCAGGAGGTCCTCCCCGCCCTGCACCTCACCACCCTTCAGgcccgccaccaacacctcctccagcaATTCGCCACCAAGCTACTCCACCACCCACGACACAGAACTTTGCTCGCCCCAgtagctccccctccccgccacaaTGTCCAACACCACAACAAGCTGCTCCCCATACGAGCGCGCAGAGACAGATACAAGAAAAGTGCAATACCAACAATAGTGAAAATCCTCAACACATAGGCACTTTACTTCTAGGTTAA